Below is a window of Micromonospora chersina DNA.
GACCGTCATCATCATCCTGGAGACCGACTCGCTCGCCCTGCAGACGTGCCTGAGCGGCGGCGAGATCAGCGCACGTAACCAGGCGCTCACGACGGCCACCCAGACCATCAAGTCGGCCAACCCCAATGCCAAGGTGTACCTCGACGGCGGCCACTCCACCTGGAACAGCGCGAGCGAGCAGGCCAACCGGCTCCGGGCGGCCGGCGTGCAGTACGCCGACGGCTTCTTCACCAACGTGTCGAACTTCAACTCCACCTCCGGCGAGGCGAACTTCGGCCGGGCGGTCATCTCCGCCCTCGCCGGCATGGGCATCCCGGGCAAGCGCCAGGTCATCGACACCAGCCGCAACGGGGGCGCCAGCGGGGACTGGTGCGCCGACGACAACACCGACCGGCGGATCGGGATGTACCCCACGACCAACACCGGCGACGCCAACATCGACGCGTACCTTTGGGTGAAGCCGCCGGGTGAGGCGGACGGCTGCCGCTACACGGCCGGCTCGTTCCAGCCCGACCTGGCCTACAGCCTGGCCAACGGTGCGCCCAACCCGCCCACCACCGCGCCGCCGACGACCGCTCCCCCGACCACCGCTCCCCCCACCACGACCCCGCCGACGACCGCGCCGCCGACCACGGCTCCCCCCACCACCACGCCGCCGGCCGGTAACGGCTGCTCCGCGTCGGTGGCGGTCAACCAGTGGTCCGGCGGCTTCACCGCGAGCGTGACGGTCACCGCCGGCTCCGCCGACATCAACGGCTGGACCGTGACCATCACGCTGCCCGGCGGCGCCGCGGTCACCGGTGCTTGGAACGCACAGGCCAGCGGCACCAGCGGGACCGTCCGGTTCACCAACGTGAGCTACAACGGACACGTCGGCGCCCGGCAGTCGACCAACTTCGGCTTCCAGGGCACCGGCACCGGCCCGGGCGCGACAGCCACCTGCGCGGCCGGCTGACCCCAACCGATCTCGCGGCCCGGCGCGGAGGACCAGCCTCCGCGCCGGGCCCGTCCCGGTCCTGCGGTACGGGCCGGACCGGCCGCCGCCGGAATGACGGGTGAGCGAACGTCACCGTATGCGCGGTGACTGCCGCGCCGTACACCGGCGGCGACTGTCTCCGAAAAAAGTTGGGCGTGGTTGTCGATTGGGGTCGGTCCTCTTCGTCGTCCTGGTGAGAGCCCGGCACCGAGCCGGTCCAAACACCCACTGGAGGACACGATGACCACCACCGCGAACACGACCCACGCCACCACGTCGAGCTTCGGTGTGATGATCCGGAGCGGTGTCATCGCTGCGGTCGCGGCGAGCGCCGCCACCATGGCCGTCGCCGCCGCCGGCCACGCGGCAGGGGTCAGCCTCGACGTGAGCGGCGCCCCGATCCCGGTGGCGGGGTTCGGCGTGCTGACCGCTGCCTTTTCCCTGCTCGGCGTCGTCATCGCCGCGCTGCTGCTCCGGTTCGCCCGGCGTCCGCGGCGGACGTTCGTCCGCACCACGGTGGTGCTGACGGTTCTGTCGCTCGTGCCGGACGTGATCGCCGACGCCGGCACGTCCACCAAGGTGCTGCTGATGCTCACCCACCTGGTCGCGGCCGCGATCGTGATCCCCGCTGTCGCCCGCCGCCTCGCCGCCTGACCCGCCCGACCCGCACGCTTTGAGTCCATCATCGGGGCGGGTTGGCGCGCATGGCCGGCTCTCAGAGCCTGTGGCTGACACGAGTGGGACGTGGCTCTTCGCGGGCGGCCGACGCCCGCGAAGAGCCACGCGATGTGTGCTGGTGGCGCCCATGCTGTCCTTCGTGACCATCCCAAGGAACAGGGGCACCGACCGATGGCTTCCTAGGGCCTGCGTGGGTCCTCACGGCGGTGGAGCCATCGCGCGAAAACCTGTTCAATGCGTCCTTGTTGTCGCGCCCGCCGGACCAGCAGCGCGACCGCGAGCGACAGGATCAGGGCAGCCCACCTGGGCAAACCCGCCTTCCAGGCAAGCCATCCAGCAAACACGGCGGCCAGGAGCAGGAGCCACTCGGCCCTGCCCGGGGACAGCCACCGGACCACCCACGCACGAGCCACCCACACACCGAACCACAACTCGCCCTTGGTCGCCTCGGCCAACCAGTAGCAGATGGATCAACGGCCACATGAGCAGTGCCTGTTCATCCCGAGGGAATGATCAACCGTAGATGAGTTGGGCCGGCAGCCGAGGTGAGCTGCCTGAGCAGCCCACCAGCGTCCGTGGACAGGGCGGCCTTGCCGTCAGCGGCGGCCAGATGACCCGCCCGTCATCCGCTCTGCGAATTGCCGCAACTTCGCCTGCGTGCTCGGCTTGGCCGCTTCGCGCCGCCCACGGTCGATCACCTTGCGCCCCTGTGGGCTGTTGAGGAATCCCTTGATCCGTTGGCCGACCGATGTCATCACCTGCCACCTTTCAGTGCTCCGCTACCTCGGTAGTAGGGCCTTGCCTCATCGGCGTCTTACCCGCAGACGCCCGGCCTATCTGCCTCCGTGGTAAGCCGGAGCGGTCAGCTGCCCTGACGAAACCCAGCCGCCGCGTGAATGCCGCCATGCCGCCATGACGGCGACCCGGCCGGAGTAGGGGTAGCCCTCTCCTCGTTGGTCGGCGCGGCTCACGCGATACCGCGCCTTGCAGCGGCACGCCGGGTCGTCTGGCCGTGAACGCGGAGGTTGGTCTCGGGAGGAGGTCAACTGTTGTTCACATAAGTTCCTGCGAACAAGCAGACGGCCAAGGAGAGCCTGTCGTGACGCAGTCGGCACCGTTCCTGCTGGATCTCGTGCAACGCGCCGGAATGCACGACGTCGTCGCAGTAGAGCCGGCGACGGGTGGGGTCGCGGCGCTCGCGGGCATTGGCGCCCGCAGGGACGCGCCGGCGGTGTTCGTCAAGGCCTTCAGCGACGCTCCGGCCGACGACGTCTTCCTCGCCGAGGCCGAAGGGCTGGCCGCCCTGCGCCAGCTCGGCGGCGTGGCCACACCCGACGTGATCCTGGCCGACCGGGAACTGCTGGTGTTGTCCGTACTGCGGCCCAAACCCCGCAGCGAGGCCTTCTGGGAACAGTTCGCGCACACGCTCGCCCACCTGCACACCAGCACCATTCATCCTCGCTTCGGCTGGCACCGAGACAACTGGCTGGGCCGCCGCCCGCAGATCAACACCTGGGATGACAACGGCTTTACGTTCTTCGCACAGCACCGGCTGCTCCGCTGGCTCGGACAGCCCCGCGTCGAGGCCGCACTCGACGGCGAAGACCGGGCGGCACTGGAGCGGCTCTGTCACCGGCTGCCCGACCTGCTGCCCGACCGGCAGGCATGCCTGACGCACGGCGACCTGTGGGCACAGAACATCCTTGCCACCCCGGACGGCAGCCCGCCCTGATCGACCCGGCGGTCTCCTACCTGTGGGCCGAGGTCGACCTCGCCCACGTATGGTCCACCTCTCCCCCGCCCGAGGCGCGGCGGTTCTTCGCCGTCTACGCGGAGCTGACCTCCCTCGACCGCGACTGGCAGACCCGCATGCCGATTCTCCAGTTGCGACAACACCTCGCTGTGCTGGCCCAGTTCGACGACGACTGGGGCGCGGCCGACCAGATCCGCACGACCCTCGACCCATTCCGGACACGCAGCTGACCGGTGGCCCGACGGCGGACCGCCGCTGCCTCCCCCAGGTTGGCGTCGGATTGAGGCGAAGAAATGTGCCCTTCGCGTCGACGGCCCCTGAGCCGGCATCCGCTGGATCAGTCTCACTCGCACCGGCTACGTGTTTCCTTGCCTACGAGCGTCGCCCGGCCAGGCTTCCATCGATTCGTGGTGGCCGGCGCCTCGGCGCCTGCGCGAACCGGCCTTCTGATCTTTGTCGGACCCTTCAGGCACCATGCCCGGCCATGGACGTACGACAGGAGTTTCGGGGCTCGGCTCGGGAACAGGGCGTGCCGGTGGACGAGATCGAGCGCTGGGTGCGGCTGGCCCGACCACAGACGGAGCTGGTTCCCGAGGGCGATGGCCTGCCTGTGGCCGGTCGGTTCGGCGGTCTCGCGGCGTTGCCGGAGGGCGAGGAGTGGCCTCCGGGGCAGTGTCTCGTGTTGACGCTCGACCTCGCCGCGATCCCCTCGCACGGGCACGACCTTGACCTGCCGGCCGACGGGTCGCTGCTGTTCTTCGTCGAGCCGGACTTCACGCCCAACCGCTGCCGGGTCGTTCATGTGCCGGCCGGCACTCCGGTAACCGAGCACCCAGACCCCGGGGTGCCGGTCTTCGGTCCGATTCTGCTGCACGCTCGTGCCGGCTGGAGCCTTCCGGAGAACGAGCACGAGGTGCCGTTCGACCTTCGCTTGGACGACGAGGTCGAGGAAGCGGTCGGCGAGGTGATGTGGGACCTCGAGGACAACGGTTACGAGTTTTCTCTCGGCGGTTACGGCGCCGCCAGCACCGGCGGCGCGGACAACCCCATCCTCAACGCAAACGAGCACACCGTGCTGGCCACCGTCTGGCTGGACGAGAGGCAGGTCAGCGACGCGTTCGGCGAGACGCTGATTGTCGTCAACTTCATGATGAAGCATGCGGATCTGGCCGAGCGCGCCTTCGACCGGGTCTGGCTGATGACTGACTTCAACGGCTGACGCGGTCAGGGCTCCGGCGTGGTCCCGGCTCGGCGTCGACCGCGTCGCGGGCGGTTCGGCGCAGAGCGGCGGCGGTGGCGACACGGCCGTCGAATCGCAGCACCAGCTGCCGGCCGCCCCGGCACTCGGCCCCGGATGGAGGCGTGGACCCTCCAGCAGCACCTCTGGTGAGAACCGAACAAGTCTCTGACGTGGGGCGTACTCGCAGTACATCCGAGCCTGGCGGCGCCACTCCGGAGAGCATGGTGAGACGTTCAGTCAGGCACCGACGGCGCGAATTCGCCATCACCGTCTGCCACTCGGACGGCCAGCTGCTGGAGGCAAGATCGCGGGCCGTAGGCTCTGCACCGCAGACGGCAGCCAGATCGACCTCGGACGTGACGCGATGACGAAGAGCACCAGGGACCTGTTCCGAGCAGGCATCGCTATCGCGCTGCTGGCCACCACGCTGCCCACCGCCGCGTGCACCTCGAAAACCACCGCCCCGCCGACGACGGTGTCTGCAGCCCCGGCGCGACCCTCACCGGTCATCCGTAAGCTGCGCATGCCGGACACGCTGCTCGGCCTGCCCCGGAGCATGGACCGCGAAGCAATCGAGGCCGCCAAACGACACCTCGACACGCTCAAGCGGGAGGTCGACCCCCCGACGAGCGCCGTCGGCTGGGCCTACGGCAACAACGGACCGGACGCCGACATGGTCTTCATCACCGGCGTCTCCGGCACCGTCACCGATCAGCAAGGGCTCATCGAACGTTCCCTTCAGCCGTACCGCATCGAGTCTCACAAGCCCGTCGAACCCGGGGACCTCGGCGGCACGGCGCGCTGCGGCCAGGGCCGCTTCGCCAAGGAGAGCTACCTCGTCGCCTGTGCCTGGGCCGACGACCAGACCGTAGGCATCGTCGCGTTCCTCTCGTCCCGGCCGCAGGCCGACCGCACCGTCCAGTTCCTCGAGGTACGCCGGGCGATGACGGAGACCGCCGCGTAGGCGCCGGCCGGACCGTCAGTGGGGAAACGCACGGGGAACGCGGGCGTCGAGAAGCTTGTCGCGGAACGCTTGGCTGCGCGTGATGACCTGTCGCCTGCCGATGGTGTTCTCGATGCGGTCGAGGTGGAGGCATCGGGCGGGAGTTGTCGAGGTCGACGGTGAAGTTGCTGGCCACCAGGGGGTTGCCGAACAGCTCTCCCCCGCCGGCGCGTGGGGTAAATCGGACTTCGCCGAACGCGCCGGCGGTGGAGGCGGCTTCAAATTCCGGCCAACGTCAGCACGTGATCGAATCCGCGAAGCTGGCCTGGCGAACTCACCATCGGCAGTACCAGGGCCGGTACCCCGGCGGTCACGGAACCGCCGTCGCCGCTGGGATGGTCACCGACCATCAGCGTTCGATCTGGCTGTGCCGCCAGGGCGTCGAGTGCGGTGCGCCAGATCCGTACATCGGGTTTGACGAAGCCGACCTCGTAGGAAAGAACGAATGCATCGATGTATCGGTCAAGCCCGTGCCTCGCAAAGCATTTACGAATGTCCCAGCCGACGTTACTGACCACGCCAAGGCGAATATCGCGGGCACTCAGTGCGGCGAGCGTGGACGACGTGTCCGCGTACGGCTCGAGCGCTTCGGCGTGCGTTTCGTGCAGCGCTCGCGCAAACGGCAAGTCCACCCCACGGATTTGCTGCAGGACAGCCAGAATCGCCCGGTCCCACACCTGTGGGTCCAAGTCCCGGGCGATGTGAGCAGGGTCCGTAGCCGTCGTCCGCAACAACTCAGCGAAATCCGAGGCGATGCGCTGCGCCTCACCGACGGCCACCTCCCGGCCGACCAAGGCCGCCGCGCTGCCGACCCAGCGGTTGGCGTCCCTGGCGAACAGGGTCCAAGCGAAATCGAACAGGACGGTAGTCACGGCTTTCGAAGGCACCAGGTCACCCTAGATCAACGGGACGATTGACGTGGGCCACGATGCTTCTGACTGCGCTCGACGCAGAACAGGTTGCCCTCCGGGTCGGCCCTGGTCACCCAACTGGGGCCGATGGAGCTTGCGGACTGTCCTGTTGAGATCCCCATGACTCTCGAGCACCACCCGTCGATCTCGAGGTGCTCGACCAGACGCCGGTACGCCGCCCGTAGGGTCTGGACGCCGAGCGGCGGCAAGGCCTACACGAGACTGCTGTTACGGTCGCCTCGAAACACAGCGCCACGAAGTCCGTGGGCGCCCCGCAGCCGGGACCGATCCGAGGTTGGGGTACTCAGCGCTTGGTCTCGTACCTGGTCAGGACCACGCCGCCAGGGAACGTCCGGGTCTCCAGCAGGGTCAGGTTCACCCAGTTGTCCAGGGCCGTAAAGAACGGCGTGCCGCCACCTATCAGGACCGGGTGGGTGACGAGCGCGTACTCGTCGATCAGCCCGTCCCGCATGGCCGCCGCGGCGAGCGTGGCACCGGCGATATCCATGGGGCCGCCGTCCTCGGCCTTGAGCCGGGTGATCTCGGTGACCGCGTCGTCGGTGACCAGGCGGGCGTTCCAGTCGACCGTGCTGGTCGTCGAGGAGAACACCACCTTCGGCATGTCCCGCCAGCGGCGGGCGAACTCGACCTCCGCCGGTGTGGCACCCGGCTGCTGATCGGCGGTCGGCCAGTGGGAGCTCATCGCCTCCCACAGTTTGCGCCCGTACAGCGCCACGCCTGTCGCCCCCACCCGGTCGGACCACCACTGGAACAGCTCGCCGCTCGGCACACCCCAGCCGAGGTCGCCGCCGGGCGCGGCGATGTAGCCGTCCAGGCTCAGGCTCATGCCGAAGGTCAGTTTTCGCATCCTGTCAGCCTCCCGTGAGTCGTACTCGGCGTACAGACCAGCACGGCGCGCAAGAATCATCGGTCAGGCCACACCGAGGGCCGGTTCACCACCACGCCCGGACCGTAGCCCCAGGATGGCGAGATGATCTCCGCACTCATCTCTAGACCAACCGTCAAGCGAGACCTGGGACGGATTCGTCAAGCATCAGGTGGGACTCGGCAGTCACAGGCTGCGTCCGAGCCGACCTAGCCGGCATGGACACGGCCCTCCCCGGCGGTCGTCGTCCGGTGTCCCATCGGGATCGCTGTGGCTCATCGCGCGGGACGTCGGTGACCGCGGTTGAGCTGCTCGTCCTGTCGCCTCGGGTCGACCTCCGACCAGTTCAGTCGGCCAGCATGGCTGCACGAGGGCTGCATAACCCAGCCCTTGGACCCTGAGCCCGCGGCCTGTGAAGCGGCCTACAGTTCCTCAGGAGCAGGCCGAAGCAGGCCCAGCTGCGGGTCGAAGCAGACAAGGCCATGTTCAGCAGCAGTTCGCGCAGCACCGGCGGACACCTCCTCACAGCGGCTGTACACCATCGGGAAGTAGATGAAAGGTCCCGATGCCTCCTTGATCAGGGGCCCCGTCGACCATGGGCTCCGCTCATCGTCGTCGTCCTCAGTGAGGTCGATCCACTGCTCAAGGAGGGCTTCGACATAGGCCCGGATACGTGGCGTCGGCGGTGTGTGGCCTCTACCGCTGTACCTCTCGTAAAGCGCCTTGAAGGTGGCCAGCGCCACGGCGTTGTCAGCGGGCCTGTCACCTTCCCAAACCGCCAAGTCGTAACTCATGCGGCGGAGTGTGCCAGCCAGCGACGACAATCGCGGAGCGGGCTCCGCCAGCCACCTCGCTGGCGGAGTTGACTCCTTCGTTCCGAAGGAACACCGGCCGGCGATGAGCTGCGTCAAGAGCAGGGTGAGCTGCCTACACGGTGGACCGGAGTCCATGGGCGTCCGACGCTAGCCGCGTCCGTCGTCACCCAGCTCGGCTGCTCAAGCACCTACGGGGCAAACGGCTGGTACTTGAGAGCTTCTTCGATTACTTCCTCGTCACTCAACCCGGGTTCCGTGAAGAACATCAGGGAGAGGACGTGTGGGCAACACAGGATGCGTTCCAGCTCGTCAACTCGCGCCCCGGCCTCCTCGTCGGGAAGGGCGGGATCGCGCAGTTCACGAACGAGTGCCAGCGCTCTGCTTCGCGCTGGGCCGTCCAGCTCCACAGCCACGGAGAATACGTGACCCGAACTGCCATGCCGTCCGCCATCGAGCCGCCCTTCGGAGAGCGGCCCGCCGCCCGGCCCGCCCCGTCAAGCGCACCTCGACGGCCATGACGTCTACGGCCGGCCGCGAACGGAGGTCGTCTCCTCGGCCGCGTCTGGATGATGCGCGTCGGCGAGGGACGCCCGGCGAAGACCGGGGCCGCCCACCGCCGGGCGGCCCCGTGTCGGTCAGCGCGGCCGGCAGCCGGTCATCGGCGGAACGGCCCGGTGACGCAGTAGGTGATGCCACCGGAGGACGAGCCGGTCGTGCCGCGTTGCGACGAGAAGTACAGTCGGTCCCCGGCCGGTGTGAACGCCGGCCCCGTGATCTCCGAACCGCTCTGTCCGGTGATCCGCAGGAAGACGGAGATCTTGTCGTCCGGCCTGATCATGCAGATCTCCATGTTCCCGCCGTCCTCGGCGACGTACAGGTCACCGGCCGTGGACCCGGTGATGTTGTCGACCCCGGTCAACGGGGCGGTGCCAGGGCTGACCAGGTTGTCGTCGTAGGCGAGCTCGTACGTGCCGGCGGCCAGGTTGACCTGCCACACGCGGTTGTCGCCCTTGGTGGTGAACCAGACGGTGTCGTCCGCGTAGTGGCAGCCCTCGCCACCGTTGAACGTCTTCGCGCCGGACACCTGCTGCCGCGTCGGGGTGGGCGAGCCGTCCGGGTCGGGCACCGTGGCCCAGGTGAACGTGCCGGAGGTGGCCGTACCGGCGCGGAAGACCTGGAGGGTTCCGGCGGAGAGATCGCCCCAGGTGGTCGGCACGAAGCGGTAGAACTTGCCGTCGGTCTCGTCCTCGGTCAGGTAGATGGCCCGGCGGACCGGGTCAGCCGCGGCCGCCTCATGCTTGAACCGGCCCATCGCGGGACGTGCCACGGAGGTCCCGCCGAGCGGGTAGGTCTCGAAGACCCGGCCCAGGGATACCTCCTCGCAGGAGAGCCAGGTGTTCCACGGCGTCTTGCCGCCGGCGCAGTTGTTGTTGGTGCCGGAGAGGATCCGCGACGCCCCGATCACGGCGCCGCTGGAGTTGAAGACGAGGCGTGAGGCACCGCCGCCCGCACCGGCTGACACCTCGGAGTTCGATACGTAGATCCAGCCGGTGCCGTTCGGGAACACGGCGCCGCCGTCCGGGGCGTCGTGCCAGGTGTACGACGTTCCCGGCACCGTCTGGCGGGAGCGCGCGACGATCGAGCTGGCGAAGCCGGCCGGCAACTGGATGCCGTTGGCGTCGGCGGGCTGAAGCCCACCGTAGGGCCCCACTGCGTTCTGCGCCGGGGCTCCGTACGCCGCCGACCATGCCGTGAACGGCAGGGCGACCGCGCCCGCACCGACAACCGTGGCCCGCAACATTGCTCGACGATCCATGGAACCTCCTCGGTAGGTTCCCCAGATCTGACCGTGCAGAGCTTACGCACTTCGAGCGGTGGGATGAACGTCGATGGACGCCTCGGTGTGCGACGTCGTATCGACGACCATCTCGTGCCCGGGTGAGCGGGTCGGAGAAGATCGACGGCATCCCGGTTGCCTGCGGCCGCCAATCGGCGCAGCTCATCGAAGTTCTCCTGCTCTGCCGCTGACTCGACCAGCGGGTCGAGGGCGTCCTGCTGCCCGCCGGGGCGCGTCTACAGTGCACCCGTGGCTCCCCAATTCGACCACTGGACGGACCACGTCGGCGCGGTGTTCACGTCCGCCCTCGGCTCGGCGACGCTGACCGGTCAACCCGTAAGCCCATTCGACCTTGCGGTTGCGCTTCTCGGGTACGAGCACGGCAACGTCGCGCTGTGGCGACGAGAGCAGGGCTTCGACGCCGAAAGGGCGATCGCGACATTGCGCATCACGGCAGGAGACAGCACGCCGTCGTCGGAGGTGCGATTCGGCAAAGATACGAAACAGGTTCTAGCTGCGGCGATCAGACTGGCCGCCGGTGGCGGTGCGGAACACGTCGGCACCGAACACCTCCTCGTCGCGTTGCTCGCGCACGGCCCCACCGCCGTGGTTTCGGCGTTCGAAGAGCAAGGCGTCACGGCGGGAGCCATGGCTCGGTATGTCGCGGGGCTGCATGGTGCGGCTGGGGCCGAAAGACTCATGGTCGCGCCGGGCTGGCGTGCTCGGCGGGCGTGGAAGCGTCTGGAACGTCACTCATCGCCGCGGAAGTCGTGGCGACCGGCCTTGTTCGCTGCCAGCGTCGTCGTCGCGCTTGCGGTCATGTTCGTCGGCTCGAGCATGTTCTGACCCAGGAGCAGGGGGAAGAGCTGCTCGTCGGTGGCAAACGATCTCCTCGTCGGCAGTCGGCAGCCCAGAACGGGAAGCCCTGCACCGCACCGTCGCGGGGCGAACCCGAGTACGCCGACTCATGCCCGGCCGGGGTCGGGCGGTCCATGCTGGGCCGCATGATGTCTGAAGCGGCCGGCACAGGTCGGCGGGGTGGCCCGATCGTGGGATTCCTGGTCCTGCTCTGGGTCTGCGGGCTGATCGCGGCGGTCGTGTGGTGGGTGGGTATCGGCCTGGAGCAGTGGAGTGCCAGCTACGGCGACCAGCCAGGCGAGTTCGAGGACCTCAGACGTCGGGCGAGCGTGGCGCTGCTGGTCGCCGCGTTCGTGGCGACCGCCGGGCCGGCCCTCATCGCGCTCGTCGCGTACCAGTTGCGGCTGGTACGCACCGCTGTCGTTTTCCTGGTGCTGACCGTCGTGATCGCCGTGCCCGCCGTGCCGTTCGCCGTGCTCGCCGGCCGGGACCTCGATCCGGCGCCGGCCGTGACGACGCCCGGCCCGCCGGGGCACTGCGTGGAACACAGCGGCGGGGACACCCGCTGCCCGGGCGGCTGAACGACTGGTTCCGTCGGACCGTCGTGCCATGATGCCGCTCACTTCAAGGCAAGGAGCACGGCGGAATGGCCACGGTGACGGTTCGGGACGAGACAGCGACGGGAAGGGCGATCGATCAGTGGCCGTTGAGCGGTCTGCCGGGACGCATCTCCGCCCGCGAGTTGGTCCGGTTGCGCGTACGTGAGGAGGTGGCGCGGTTCAACGCCGGCCGGGCCGACGTCTTCCGGGGTCTGGTGCGGCCGACCGACGCGGAGGCGACGTTGAACGGCTATCGAGTCGGTCGGGGCCGGCGGCTGGACTGGGAGCGTCAGGCGGACGCGGCGTGTGACGCCTTCGCCCGCAACGGCTTCATGCTGCTGGTCGGTGACCGCCAGGTCGAGGATCTGGACGAGGAGATCGACCTGCTCGCGGATCCCGAGGTGGCCTTCGTGCGGCTAGTTCCCCTGGTGGGTGGCTGACGTGGGTGACTGGACGCGCTTGCTTCCCGCGCTGAGCGCGGCGGATCGTCGGCAGGTGGAGGCGGGGATCGCCGAGGCCGATGCCCAGGTTCGGCCGCTGCTGCGGACGACGACCACCTATTTCTGGGCGTCTTCGGTGACCCGGACGCCGGAGTGGGCCGCCACCGAGTCGTGGCCGGGCGAGCTTCGCCGCCGCGCCGCGCTGGCCGTGCATCTGGAGGCGGCGGCCAGTTCGCGGCCGTCCGGGCTGAACGATGTCGTGCGGAGCCTTGCCGCGGGCGAGCACGACTGGACCAGGGCGGATCTCGTGTGGTGCCTGGAGGCCGCCGGACGGGGCTGGAGCTATCAGGATGGGGCGCACCTGGAGTTGCCGGCGATGATCGCCGCGCGCCTGACTCCCGCGGAGCTGGCGGATCTGGCGCCGGTGCTCTCGGCTCTGTTCGACGAGCTCGTGGCGGACCACTTCACGGCGGCAGGGCCTCGGCGGCGGATCGTAACGCTGATCGGGGAGGCGCTCGACCGCGCCACCGGTCGCCGCGTGCCGTCGTGGTTGCTGCACAACGGCGACGAGTTCGGTCCGCTCGTCCGTGCCGGATTGGGGGACGTCCTCGCCGCGCCGGGTGTGCCCGAACTGCTGGCGCACTGCGCCTCGCTCGACAAGCCCGCGGCACCGGCCACATGGCTGCGCGTCCTCGACCAGCACCTCACGACCGCGACCGCTGGGAAGAAGGCGGTCCGCGCCATCCTGGAGGCGTTCGCCGCCCACCGCGATTCCGTGCACGACGACTCGGACCGCCTCCTCCGTGGCCTGGTGTGGGCACTGTCGCGGGGGTCGGACGAGGCGTCGTCGGACCTGCTGGCGAGGGTCACCGCCGCCGCCTCGGCCGCGCCCCGCCAGGCGTCCGGTTTCCCCCACGCCCAGCGCACCGCGATCGCGGCCGTGCAACTGCTCGCGGAGCGCGACGGTGAGGCGCCGGTGCGGACCCTGGCACGGTTGGCGGTGACCGTGAAGAACAAGGCGGTGCGCAGTCGGGTGCAGTCCGCGCTGGCCCGCCTGGGCGCCCTGCGGGGGTGGTCACTCAGCGAGGTGATGGAACTCGCCGTCGACGACCACGGGCTGGACTCCGCCGGGAACCGGCGGGCCCGGGTCGGCCCGTACGAGGCGACGGTGCGGGTCGTGGGCGAGAAGGCGCGTCTGACCTTCGCTCGCGGTGACGTCGCGCTCAAGGGCGTGCCGGCCGCGCTGAAGGAGACGCACGCTGACGAGCTGAGGCAGCTGCGCGAGCTGGTGAAGGGCATCAACGCGACCCTGACCGCCGAGCGCCAGCGGGTGGAGGCGCTGCTGTCCGAGGAGCGCACCTGGGCGTACGCGGACTGGGTGTCCCGCTTCCTGGACCACCCGATCACCGGGACGTACGGGCGGCGGCTGCTCTGGGAGACGAGCACCGACGGGTGCGGCTGGTCGGCCGGCCTGCCCCGCGACGATGGCGACGGGTGGACGATCGCCGGTCTCGACGGGCGGCCGGCGCGCGGTGACCGGGTCCGGCTGTGGCACCCGATCCGCGCCGGGGTGGACGAGATCCTCGCCTGGCGTGAACGGGTGCTCGCCACCGGCGTGACGCAGCCGTTCAAGCAGGCTTTTCGCGAGGTCTACCTGCTCACGCCGGCCGAGGAGCGGACCAGTTCCTACTCCAACCGGTTCGCCGCGCACATCCTGCGCTACCGCCAGGCGAACGCGCTCATGCGCGCCCGCGGCTGGCAGGCCGGCTATCTCGGCACGTGGGACGGTGGGTATGACAGCGAAGCCACGAAGCTCTTCGGCGGTGGTGCCTGGCGGGCGTCCTTCCACCACCAACTGGTCGACGCCGGCGATCCACGCGAC
It encodes the following:
- a CDS encoding DUF4132 domain-containing protein; protein product: MGDWTRLLPALSAADRRQVEAGIAEADAQVRPLLRTTTTYFWASSVTRTPEWAATESWPGELRRRAALAVHLEAAASSRPSGLNDVVRSLAAGEHDWTRADLVWCLEAAGRGWSYQDGAHLELPAMIAARLTPAELADLAPVLSALFDELVADHFTAAGPRRRIVTLIGEALDRATGRRVPSWLLHNGDEFGPLVRAGLGDVLAAPGVPELLAHCASLDKPAAPATWLRVLDQHLTTATAGKKAVRAILEAFAAHRDSVHDDSDRLLRGLVWALSRGSDEASSDLLARVTAAASAAPRQASGFPHAQRTAIAAVQLLAERDGEAPVRTLARLAVTVKNKAVRSRVQSALARLGALRGWSLSEVMELAVDDHGLDSAGNRRARVGPYEATVRVVGEKARLTFARGDVALKGVPAALKETHADELRQLRELVKGINATLTAERQRVEALLSEERTWAYADWVSRFLDHPITGTYGRRLLWETSTDGCGWSAGLPRDDGDGWTIAGLDGRPARGDRVRLWHPIRAGVDEILAWRERVLATGVTQPFKQAFREVYLLTPAEERTSSYSNRFAAHILRYRQANALMRARGWQAGYLGTWDGGYDSEATKLFGGGAWRASFHHQLVDAGDPRDYDVHYCSTDQVRFARQDGATWQPAPLADVPPLVFTEAMRDVDLFVGVTSIATDPQWADRGEDRFRDYWHSTVVGALTPSAEVRRDALARLLPRMAIAGRVTLADRYLHVRGNLRGYRIHLGSGNIMMEPNDAYLCIVPARGGTGRLHLPFEDDPMLSTILSKAIMLAADDTITDPTVLRQLVS